The window aggcccactccggcgccatgtttctgaagattagatatttacatacagccagagggagggagggaggaacaggcggcgcgggggggcggggaacacgtgcataacccgcccggacatcaggagagagggaggaacaggctggtgggggggcggggaacacgtgcataacccgcccggacattaacagagaggtgcacacgtcaatcaaaaagtgcacgaaatttcaaactttataaagttgtatttcactgactaaacacccgagctgccccctgatggtatgtacacactgtgactgatagtgccagtactgcactggctgcaccttatacacgaaaatcctgatgattggtttcctttaatgcgaccaataagcagactctgacacagaagtaaaccaagtctctgactgccgcattGGGGAGCCCGTCTGGGTGTCTgtccccactggtattgcttagtggtccggagcctgcctccatgcacaattgtataGATGTTCCTAGGTGACCCATCTGCCTGAAGCTGTCAGTGTCCCGGTCCCTTTatttagtggagctgtgctcttgatggctgacacttgagatttcagtgggtCACATAAGctagaaaaccctatccccctcgttgtgctgatactTTCAATCTCTGAGcgtttggggaaagttcataaagagacctatcctccacaggttaattattaggttgcgtgaagctactccccgatgtagggtactgtaccccgccgtgctctgtaccggtccggttactggactttctagtgccgaccgttctccaaaactgagTCAGTACACCCctttctaataccctgcgaccggctctccaactcctctggtcccagaccaccgtctgcgacccaaccaaggtcacacaaggagctacaactcccccagctcctcactctttgggagctctcactgttctgaccatgtccctcccaccagtctgcctgacccctatgtgtgtggccctattccagctagacaacccactgttgtgtctgacagggtgtggtgtgaggtgtggttgggatttgagtGCTTGATGGAAGAAATACCAGtgtttaggaacccagaaccatggagggtgggttctgcaccataagacACGAGAgttcagttccctgtgacaccctgatagtcaGGGGTGTCATAAGGGCATGGAAGAGGCGTGGAAGAGATGTGAAGGGTCATGAAATTTGGCCAGTAGATGAAGGTTTTACTCAAAAAAACTGCATCCCTAAAAGGTGGCAAATATGCCGTCGCTTCCCAATAGGATTGGATCAGAGCACAATAATGGTGAAACATTCCCAACCTTTTCAGAGTttgttcacacatagcatttttgctgcattttttttgtcatgtGTTTTAAAGTATCAGCAAATAAATGAGAATTCTAAAATCTAATTCACACACTTTGGGTTATTttccttgtgtgtgttttttaaactccagcatatcaattcttttaatgtttttgcttcatttttttacCCACTTAATgcataaaaacacatcaaaaacacgtGAAAAGTACGCAGTTTTTTTCCTATGCATTTTTAATGCAGAAAAGAAGCCGCAAAAAAGCACTGTGTGAACACACTGTTGGAGAATTACAGTTTTCCTGAGCCGCAGGACCCGGCACCGTCTCTTCAATTTCGCTTTTACTGTTTAATTTATAAGAAACTTGCATCTAAATTATTCACAGTACAGAATTTTGATGCATAAAAGTAAATGGAGGAATCATAAGAAGAAAGATGTGCTTTGCAGTAGTAAAAAGGAAACTATCACTAAGTCTGGCTTTTCTGTTCGTGCATCATGACTTTATGTATGTGAAAGTAATGACACCCTTTGGAATTATGTATTATGACTGAGGAAAATCAGCTTTCAGGCCATTAATGGAAAGGCATTAGCTGCGTTAATATTTATGCAtacgctgtttctgatattggtgtgTCTGGCGGATTTCATTATCGTGTCTGTTCCTTTTCCATcacaaaccccccccccacaaACTGATAAACAGGTTGTAAATGGAATCTCACACCCCTTTTTTCCGTTTACATATAAACCCGCTCTCCTGCAGAGCTGGAAATGATTCCCTTGAATTTCAGTGTCTGAAATATATTCTGATTTCTCTATGGCAATCTTGGTGAGAAAATATAATATCCCTTTAAATACTATAGGCACGGCGTATAATTACATGAGAATTTTATATGCGGGCTCATAAATGAATGCAGAAAATCTTTGGGGAAGGAAACTTTCTCTGCACACAACTTTACTCAGTTCACAGAATTTGTGTTGTTTTCCTGGAAATGGTTTTGTTCATTAACAATAAAATTAAAAGAAATACTTTGCCCTAAATTGTATGGCATGAAATTAGCAGCTATAGTCATTTTGGCCTAGCAGCAAGCCTTGTAATGAGACAGATTGAAggaagggcctgaggcaggagaattcAGGGCTGGCAGTAATGTAAGATTTTAAAAATGCAACgtttaaagcaggggtctcaaactctgctgagTATAAGGGCGgcacatagaaaaaaatatttggggggccgcatactttgcaggacaaagtgacatttttagtgatacagtatttttttctatacaccttttggatcacattttttttttaacattattcgCTTGTTTACtagaacaaatgtgcacttttttgttttatttcacgaTCTATACAGTATacatttttagtggtaaaaaaagtcatgctttattttttatttttctttaaatttcatcgccttcttgtaagtaatatgttACAATTAGCACAATATAGTCATTTTGGCCAACATATTGTAAGAATGTTCTCATCCTGATCttcaccttgtagtaatgtgcccatcttgtcccctgtaataatgtgcccatccttgtcctctgtagcgaTGTGccgatcatgtccccatcctgttgtaatgtgccccatccttgtcccctgtagtaatgtgcccatcttgtccccttgtagtaaaatgcctcatccttgtcccttgtagtaatgtgctccatttttgtcccctgtagtaatgtgcccatcttgtccccttgtagtaaaatgccccatccttgtcccctgtagtaatgtacccagccttgtcccctgtagtaatgtgcaccatacttgtcccctgtagtaatgtgcaccatacttgtcccctgtagtaatgtgccccatccttgtctccatcctgtagtaatgtgcccatcttgtcacccttgtagtaatgtgtcgatGCTTGTGCCCAGTCTTGTCCCTTTCTTCTGGCAATCCTATAGAAATGTCCCCTATTTTTGCCACATTATGCCTTTTTCACAAACGTATACAAAAAAAAatatccttctcacctgtcctcctttCCTTCAGTATCCTTTttcctgcttcttgcagcccgcaggcCCCCTAACCATTGCAACCCAATGCCGGGGGCCAAAGCCATCTGAGCTTTACTTCAGATGATTGATTtctgccaccacacacaggaactctctgcagagctttatcAATGGCAGCAACCAATAATCAGAGGCCAGCATGTGATGTCCTACAACGACGAGAGAAGGGTTTATAATATGACACAGCAAAACTTAGTTATGCTGCTTTTCCCCTACAGGGATCTTATCTGAAAGGTGCGATTCATCTCTGCTCTAATCTCTcagcactttctaatcatgcaggaagttagaccaggagatcagctcTGTATCCTTACACATCATACACTGAGAAATCTTAGCCATTTTGGGATCTGTTCTTTTACTCCTGTGTAGTTCCTTGCTTATGATTGGGCAACTCATACAGGGAGAAGAGGTACATGTCCCAAGTGAATACTCTGATAATACCATTTGGACCTAACAAAAGTTAACTCATCAGGTGCCAAAtattttgattgctaatatctccagAACGGAGAGGCAAAATAAACAAATTCTTTTATTTGTTCTTTTTTTATTCTGCTCTGCAGGCACTATGACATTGTGTGTCCTGtttaacaaaaaacaacaaaaaatagtgAAAAATCCTCTTCAAACCAATTTTGCGTATATCTCAGAACTTCTGGCAGACAGGAGAAAAATCAAACTCCGAATGAGAAGTTCTATGGCAGATGCCCTAGTTGGTTAAAGGGAAATTTTGCATATTTATTTCCAGGGGGTGGGTGAAAAAAACGTCAGAACCAATGGACACAAAAAAGTGTTCCAGAATAAGGGGGACAGTGGCTATTGAAGAAAGAACTTGGTTTACATTAACAAATTCTTGTGAGAGGTAATTGGTAACACCCATTTGTCAATTTATTCCAGTTGTCTACGATACACAATTTTAACTTAAAATCTTattctttatataaaaaaaatatttattcattAGTGAAATTAACATGTCATAGGAGCTAATATGTCCACTTTAAAAGTTATCGGAAAACATACAGAATGATTGAACATTATTGTAAGGTATTCAGAGTGCTAattatattttcttttttattttcagaACATTTATATGAGAGAAAAATGTGTGCAGCAAATCCTGATAAATGGGTAACTTTCGATGATGAAAATCTGTTCCAGTCTCCTCGGAAAGCCCTAATATTTCCGCATGACAATGTACACAGCCCTAAAGCAAGTGAACTTAAACTGAGTCTGTCTCATGAGCTGAAGACCAATGTTTCTTCTTCCAACTCCACGACTCCCCACTCATCTCCAATAAATGACTTCTTCATGAGTCCTGGTCCTCCAAGCAATTCCCCTCTTTGTACCCCAATTAAGGACACTCCATCCACACCGTGCACTACTAAACAAGGGTCTTTTAACCTGTATCCCATAGCTGAGAAGCCCCAGAATCACCGTAAGTTGTTTGAAGGATCAACTAATCAAATATCAACAGTTTCATCTCCTGTAGTTACGAAGGACACAAATCAGAATGCGTCACCTTGCAGAACTAATTACAGTATAGGACATTTTTCAGTTTTCCATTTCGATCACGGTCAAAGTGATTGTGCCTTCTCAAGCCCATTTTGGAACAATGATGCCACAAGTTTTCTACAAGATCCATCCACTAAAAATGATTCTGTCCCGAAAGAAAATAAGCCTGCCAAACAGGAACACAACATATCAGAAAAGGAAACATCTAGTAATAACCAGAAAAGTCTAAACCAATGTTCCTTCAGTTATGTATGTGAAAGGCTTCAGCATTTAAAGATTGACCCGCCTGACAACTCGAAACATCAGCCTGGCTGCGTTGAAAGTGAAAGCTCTTCATTTATTCCACAGAATCTCTTTAGAAGTCAAAGGAAAGATGGGTGGCCTTTCATGTTGAGGATACCGGAAAAAAAGAACATGATGTCTTCAAGGCAGTGGGGACCTATTTACCTGAAAGTTGTATCTGGTGGAATTCTGCAAATGTATTATGAAAAAGGTCTTGAAAAACCATTCAAAGAATTTCAGCTTCATCAATTCTGCAGACTTTCAGAAACAAAACTTGAAAACTTAGGAGTTTCAGATAAAATACATACTGTTAAGATAGAAAATATATCGTATGTGGAAAAAAGGAAATACCATCCAAAACCGGAAGTGATTCATGAGGCAGAAATCGAGCAAATGTTAAAACTGGGAACCACCGAGTATTCGGATTTATTGGACTTTATTTTAACAATGGAGGAAGAACTCTTGCTGCTTTCTCCAGTCTTGAAGCAGAAGAAGACTTACGAAGAGCCTGAAATGTCAGTAGAGTTAGTGGACAACTTTTGGGGGCAAATATCAAAGGAAGGGAAGCTAAGAGACAAGTCGGTGGTCTGCCAATTATATTGTCTTAATTTTCTTAACAGCGGCATGGAGTGTTTTTTAACACTTAACGATCTTGAACTGCAAAAGCTAAACTATTTTGATAAGACAAGTGAGAAAAACTTGATCCATATTTTGGAATACCATTTCCACAAATGTGTGAAGCAACAAGAATTTGAAAAGTCTCGGATAGTTAAATTCACACCGATAGATGCCTGCCGGTTCGAGCTCATGCGCTTTAAGGTTCCTTGTGATGTGAAGGAGCTTCCATTTTCACTTAAGAGCTTGGCAGTGGTACAAGGAGCATATGTGGAACTCCAAGCTTTCTTAAACATGTCCAGTAGTATGGGTGGTCCTTCACAGGTAAAATACTGTGAAAATATTACTATCCACTTCCCGGTTCCTGCGCAATGGGTAAAAGCACTTTGGACTGTTAGTCTACAAAGACAGAGGTCCTTGAAGACGAAAATGAATAGAAGAGCCTGTCTTAGCACTGGATATGAAATAGAATCAGAGCCGGTAATACAAGTTACCATTGGGACTGCAAAATATGAAAACGCATACAAAGCTGTTGTGTGGAAGGTTGATCGACTCCCCGATAAAAATTCCAGTAAAtatgtatttttacatttttttttttttttaatgcatataGCGATATAACTGCTCATCTCGTATTGTTCTCTTCTTCAGCTATATACTACTGTAAACCATAGCTGACACTACATCGTCGATATGTTTTATTTGTAAAgaatagagataagcgaacctgagATTCGGTGTTTGGTGTTTGtatcgaacacagactttacaaaaaaaaacaaagttcaagtGATTTATGAATGGAAAccactgtgctcgggtatgctcaatgctcagcccagtgcgagccggttGCAGTGTTTGaggttgcagtgtttgaacggctcacactgaggGTAACCACTCCATGATTGGATGAAATGTGCACCAAactaaaaaaatggaaaaccccgaCCAACCTCctgcggaagtgatctgtttatggctggctgcatatgggcagagacccgaactacccaatcagtgacttccattggggttctggTCAAGTCTGGGTTCCAAATCGAAATTTAGCTAAAGTCCGGCTAAacctgctgaaccgaacttccatgggtttgcttatctctagtaaAGAACCATCGTTACTTGTGTTCAGTTACTTGAGAAATCAAGAAAGATAAGAGCTGTACCCCAGAAGACTATTCAGTCATGCAATGACATACCCTATACAGGTTTATGTGCTTCAAGgaacatagtgattttttttttttttgtgggtacAAATAAACAACTATATGACCAGATCTGTAGCTGTGCTGAACCAGTAACTCACCATGCTAATCTATAAAAAGGAGATCAACTTTTTGCCTACAAATGTTGAGTGTGGAATAACCCTATCCTATATCATTGCACCGTGTTGTCAATGCATATGCCACTGTCTAGATCTATACTAACGAGTTAAACACTGAAAGCTGTATTTAAGAAAATATAAATTGTGTGTCCTAAAGTTGTTGACCAATGTCCTCCTAAAAATAATCCCCAAAAAGGCACAATGACAGTTTGGGTTGTTATTCTTAACTTGATACTAATATTGTGAGCCCTTTGTAAATTTGACCACTGGGCAGATCCTCCTCAAAACGTGTAGCAAAGATCAGGCTAGCATGAGATGATGCTCTTATTTTCGAGGAACCTATTCTATATCTTCGTGGAGGAAGTGGTTGGCttgagttaggctaagttcacatttccgttgttttgtatcagtcacatgcgtcgcttgacgcatgtgactgatgcgctgttcaacgctatacaacggatgacaaagaacagaattctttgtcggattccgttgtgtgcggggggcggagttcgggggggagccgagcggggccgtggcactgaggacgtcagtgccgcagggactgcaggacaggtgagtgtgtgtgtgtgtgtgtatacacatgctgaatgcgggagggggcggagccaagcggggggcggggccaggcgctgaggatgtcagtggaagtgctgcggtctgcattgctggggacaggtgagtgtatgtatgtgtgtgtgtgcatgtatgtatgtatgtgtgtgcacatgcggagtgcgggagcgggcggagccgagcggggggcggggccagacgagggtgtcagtggcagtgcttgtctgcatggctggggacaggtgtgtgtgtgtgtgtgtgtacatacatgtgcggagtgcgggagggggtggggccgagcggggaagtgtcggcctccctgcacacgtaaccagcctaaatatcgagtaacagcaaagcacccgatgtttaccttggttacccgatatttaccttagttacgggcctacaccgcttagcgctggctccttgcaccgtaaccagggaaaatatcgggtaaccaaccaaagctggtgacgtgtgaagggagccagagagcatgcgcagcgaaatccgacggatctcgctgctcaaaaaacgttacatgctgcgttcctcccgcctggcggtcagtcgttccacgactgatcagtcgggcggagggtgcaacgcagcataatcagtcacaatccgctgctcatacaagtctatgggagcagcggaatccgctaaacggattccgttgtttacaagagcagcggattgtgactgatacattttagcggaaatgtgaacttagccttatgctcAGTGTATTTGTAAGAGCAAAatacaatccttttttttttattattctactTATCTATAAAAGTATTTGGCTCCTAATGATTAACTTTATTTAACACGTAACTgtccttttttaatttttatttcatacatcAAAAGTTCACATAAAATGATTGGGCAATGTCATACAAGGGGAAGAAATACACGCCTCCAGTGAAAGCTCTCTGATAAAGCCTACTTGAACTTAAAGTGTAactatcattttaatttttatttcataaatcaatagtgcatataaaaataagcaactttgtaatatatcttaccaCAGAAATCGGCTTATTTATTtaacagaattgatcagtcattatcaaaattctcatctgatgtaaaatctgtattccatgaagactttcccattactgagataggagatggcagtaatTACTGATGAGTCTATGTTGATAGAAGAGGGATGAGGGGGTGGcgttctgcatctagctcctccctctgcttttaGCTTCTCCTGtcttcatagaatctcatcagtaacagctgccatctcctatctcagtaatgggaaagtcttcagtcAATACAGATTTCAGTTCAGAATtgggaattttgataatgactgtatCAATTAGGGCAGCAAAAAAgctaatttgtctgataagatatattacagactTGCCAATTTTTATGTGTACTTTATTACGATTTATTAAAATTATTATGATatgatttaatttttatttcataaatcataaTAAATTAAACGGTTACTCTTTAAGTCCAAGTAGGCTTAATCAGAGATTTTTTTTCACTGGAGGCGTGTACTTCTTCCCCCATATGACAttgcccaatcataagcaggctGCAAAGCTAAGGGGAAAAAGAACACACCCCACCATAGCGCAGAACAAGCTTCTCCTGTGTGAAAAATAAAAAGACAGTCTTATTTCACTTCAAAGCCATAACAAGGTTCCTGTAAGCACAGCAGCCCTGAGTGTCATTACTGACACATTTCAGCTTTCATCTCCTTTCAGTCTGATGGGTATGGGAAGGGCAGTACAGCTGAATTTAGCTGTTTCACATTACAAACCTTTCTATTAACTATCCTCTCCTGTCTATTGCTCCTCACCCCACAATGACTGCTTAGAAATGAGAACTCAGAGGTTAAGTAATCACACTTATGTCTGTTGTGCTCACAATAACTTGTAATCGTTCTGCTTTGTGAGATCAGGCTGTCTGTCAATATATGTCTTACGTAGGAGAAACCTCTTGTGAGCTATTGTAGGGCATGGTCCACTTTACACTGGGTGTTGATTGATTCCTGCTTACGATTGGGCAACGTCATGTAGCCCCCACTGAAAAATCATAGATAAAGCCCTCTTGGACTTAACGAGGGTTAACTCATTGGATACagaatactttgattgctaatatctccataaaaataaataaaatgtattctGCTTTGCATCCATTATTACATTGTGTGTCCAGCTCAAGGTAAGAAATTGGGTGAAAaccaaatttttttcttttcacttgtgGTATTCATTAACGTTTTTGGCGTCACATTCTTCAAAATAGCACATATGGTTCATGAATTTTGGACGAAATAACAATGTTTTTAATGTTTGTCtttaaacttctttttttttttttttttttttttttttttagcacaaaaaGTCACGTTTTAATTAAATATGTGCTCAAAAAAAGTTTCAGACTTGCATAAGACTACTCCAAAGGGGGTATTGGAGTAGATTTGTACaaaaaagtaaatttttttttttttaaaaagtcacaaatgaTGAATCTGCTGAAAATATCTTGAGACCCCAGACTGTGCCAATAATGGTGAACATAGAAAAAATACGAATACTGTATATAATCAAGTATAAGCCGACCCTAGTATAAGtcgaggcccctaattttaccataAAAAAATGAGAAAACTTATTGATTTGAGTATAAGCCtacggtgggaaatgcagcagctactactaaatttcaaaaataaaaatagataccaataaaatgtaatgtgcctatccttgcctccccccttgtagtaatgtgctcatccttaaccctccttgtagtaatgtgcccatccttctgcccagtagtaatgtgtcccatcctggtccatcttgttgtaatgcccgatcctggtccccttgtagtaatgtgcctcagccttgtgccccatcttgtagtaatgtgccccatcctgtagtaatgtgtccatccttgtgtccttgtgccctgtactaatgtgcccatccctttgtcccatccagtaataatgtgcctatccttgtagtaatatgcccatcattTATTAATGTCCTCATTCCGATCcctttcttgtcccctattatgtt is drawn from Anomaloglossus baeobatrachus isolate aAnoBae1 chromosome 3, aAnoBae1.hap1, whole genome shotgun sequence and contains these coding sequences:
- the STON1 gene encoding stonin-1, with the protein product MCAANPDKWVTFDDENLFQSPRKALIFPHDNVHSPKASELKLSLSHELKTNVSSSNSTTPHSSPINDFFMSPGPPSNSPLCTPIKDTPSTPCTTKQGSFNLYPIAEKPQNHRKLFEGSTNQISTVSSPVVTKDTNQNASPCRTNYSIGHFSVFHFDHGQSDCAFSSPFWNNDATSFLQDPSTKNDSVPKENKPAKQEHNISEKETSSNNQKSLNQCSFSYVCERLQHLKIDPPDNSKHQPGCVESESSSFIPQNLFRSQRKDGWPFMLRIPEKKNMMSSRQWGPIYLKVVSGGILQMYYEKGLEKPFKEFQLHQFCRLSETKLENLGVSDKIHTVKIENISYVEKRKYHPKPEVIHEAEIEQMLKLGTTEYSDLLDFILTMEEELLLLSPVLKQKKTYEEPEMSVELVDNFWGQISKEGKLRDKSVVCQLYCLNFLNSGMECFLTLNDLELQKLNYFDKTSEKNLIHILEYHFHKCVKQQEFEKSRIVKFTPIDACRFELMRFKVPCDVKELPFSLKSLAVVQGAYVELQAFLNMSSSMGGPSQVKYCENITIHFPVPAQWVKALWTVSLQRQRSLKTKMNRRACLSTGYEIESEPVIQVTIGTAKYENAYKAVVWKVDRLPDKNSSPDQPHSLSCKLELGSDQEIPRNWNPMANMQFIMPFTCVSGAEVKSMGVENDLQPHKHVTQKTCYNIQVEIDRKRIPTDGEDMDKTRGCRTQ